A stretch of Pseudolysobacter antarcticus DNA encodes these proteins:
- a CDS encoding cytochrome D1 domain-containing protein, with the protein MRFAVLACLVCVAGARASELAQASPVPAQHEVDQGIAVDFSALPAAHIGDPTIFAFTLTDTASGTPISGARPAAWLVAHDKNTSDKNGSNAPQSCKQQVATYLSADLFRRADIDLNSYYVLSLNDDNSISVVDPLFGFGGSKLLAMLPLPSRAADWALATQNDALFVTMPTSAKVAIADTRSWKIVDTIAAGPNPRRIVLQADRAWIADDEGLSVIDVKTHALTRLRVGAIRELATSNDGDLVFATGAHDVLILDAHAVKVLADIVVDGVPDLLAYSSAAKAIYAADALAGRLFAIDVRSHAIAATVAIRPGATQLRFAPDGRHALMPNPQQNAVQVLDAASNRIVQSLDISNAPVQVSFTSLLAYVRRRTSETVAMIPLDQIGVEGRAVGVADFPAGQHALGDGGLADSIVGAPDQPAVLVVNTADNMIYYYKEGMAAPAGGFNTYGATPRAVLVVDHGLREQQRGRYATAMPVKNPGAYDVVMFVDAPRVVACFGLTIAAEKEAVEKPVTRVTAIDPPHQLQAGAAVRLQFALSDVAHKELRHADDVRALAFEAPGVWQRRGDLKRLSNGNYELEFIPPTAGTYYVWIESDALGLARNNSQFSVYQAIDAAINQTN; encoded by the coding sequence ATGCGTTTTGCTGTGCTCGCATGCCTCGTATGTGTTGCGGGCGCGCGTGCCAGCGAGTTGGCGCAGGCATCGCCGGTGCCTGCGCAGCACGAAGTCGATCAAGGCATCGCGGTGGATTTCAGCGCGTTGCCGGCTGCGCACATCGGCGATCCGACCATATTCGCATTCACCCTCACCGACACCGCCAGCGGCACGCCGATCAGCGGCGCGCGCCCAGCGGCATGGCTCGTTGCGCACGACAAAAATACGTCTGACAAAAATGGTAGCAACGCGCCGCAAAGTTGCAAACAACAGGTCGCCACTTATCTCAGTGCCGACCTGTTTCGACGCGCCGATATCGATCTCAACAGCTATTACGTCTTGTCGCTGAACGACGACAATTCGATCAGCGTAGTCGATCCACTGTTCGGCTTCGGCGGCTCGAAATTGCTCGCGATGTTGCCGTTGCCGAGCCGCGCCGCAGACTGGGCGCTTGCAACGCAAAACGATGCATTGTTCGTGACGATGCCGACGAGCGCGAAAGTGGCGATCGCCGATACACGAAGCTGGAAGATCGTCGACACCATCGCCGCCGGGCCGAATCCGCGCCGCATCGTTTTGCAGGCCGATCGCGCGTGGATCGCGGACGATGAAGGGCTCAGTGTCATCGATGTAAAAACCCATGCATTGACCCGACTGCGTGTCGGCGCAATACGCGAACTCGCAACCAGCAACGATGGCGATCTGGTGTTCGCGACCGGCGCACACGATGTGCTGATCCTCGATGCTCACGCGGTTAAAGTGCTGGCCGATATCGTCGTCGATGGCGTACCCGATTTGCTCGCGTATTCGAGTGCTGCCAAGGCGATTTATGCCGCCGATGCGTTGGCCGGAAGACTTTTTGCGATCGATGTGCGCAGTCATGCGATTGCCGCGACTGTCGCGATCCGACCCGGCGCCACGCAGCTGCGTTTTGCACCCGATGGTCGGCACGCGCTGATGCCGAATCCGCAACAGAATGCGGTGCAGGTGCTCGACGCGGCAAGCAATCGCATCGTGCAAAGTCTGGACATCAGCAATGCGCCGGTGCAGGTCAGCTTCACTTCGCTGCTCGCGTATGTGCGGCGCCGTACGAGCGAAACCGTGGCGATGATTCCGCTCGATCAAATCGGCGTTGAAGGCCGTGCGGTTGGTGTTGCGGATTTCCCCGCGGGTCAACACGCGCTGGGGGACGGCGGTCTCGCCGACTCCATTGTCGGCGCCCCCGACCAACCCGCGGTGCTGGTGGTGAACACCGCCGACAACATGATTTATTACTACAAGGAAGGCATGGCTGCGCCGGCCGGCGGCTTCAACACTTACGGCGCTACGCCGCGCGCGGTGCTGGTGGTCGATCACGGTTTGCGCGAGCAACAACGCGGCCGTTATGCGACCGCGATGCCGGTGAAAAACCCCGGCGCCTACGATGTCGTGATGTTCGTCGATGCGCCGCGCGTAGTCGCGTGTTTCGGCCTGACCATTGCTGCCGAAAAAGAGGCGGTGGAAAAACCCGTGACACGCGTAACCGCCATCGATCCGCCACACCAGTTGCAGGCCGGCGCGGCGGTGCGATTGCAGTTTGCGCTGAGCGATGTAGCGCACAAGGAATTGCGCCACGCCGACGACGTGCGTGCGCTCGCCTTCGAAGCACCCGGCGTGTGGCAGCGACGCGGTGATCTCAAACGTCTAAGCAACGGCAATTACGAACTCGAATTCATTCCGCCGACCGCGGGCACCTATTACGTCTGGATCGAATCGGACGCACTCGGCCTCGCACGCAACAACTCGCAATTCTCGGTGTATCAGGCGATCGATGCCGCGATCAATCAGACCAATTAA